In Phacochoerus africanus isolate WHEZ1 chromosome 1, ROS_Pafr_v1, whole genome shotgun sequence, the following are encoded in one genomic region:
- the ARPP21 gene encoding cAMP-regulated phosphoprotein 21 isoform X12: MSEPGDLSQAIVEEGGPEQETTTPENGVVKSESLDEEEKLELQRRLAAQNQERRKSKSGAGKGKLTRSLAVCEESSARPGGESLQDQTL, encoded by the exons ATGTCTGAGCCAGGAGACCTGAGTCAGGCCATAGTGGAGGAAGGTGGGCCTGAGCAGGAGACAACCACTCCAGAGAATGGTGTGGTTAAATCCGAAAGTCTGGATGAGGAAGAGAAGCTTGAACTACAG AGGCGGCTGGCGGCTCAGaaccaagagagaagaaaatccaAG TCAGGAGCAGGGAAAGGTAAACTAACTCGCAGCCTTGCTGTCTGTGAAGAGTCCTCAGCCAGACCAGGAGGGGAGAGTCTTCAGGATCAG actCTCTGA